The DNA sequence GCGAGTGCTCCGCCTGGAAGATCGCGTCGGTGACGAGCCGGCTCGCGTGCTCGTTCTCCAGCCGGTAGAACACCCGCTGGCCGTCCTGGCGGGTCGCGACGATCCGGGCGAGCCGGAGCTTCGCCAGGTGCTGGGACACGGCGGCCGGCTGCTTGTCGAGGATGTCCGCCAGGTGGTTCACCGACAGCTCGCCGGCGTCCCGGAGCGCCAGGACGATGCGCACCCGGGTGGCGTCGGCGAGCATCCCGAACACCTCGACGGCGAGCTCGACGAACTGGCTGTCGGGGAGACGTCCGCATATCGGCTTATCTGCATGCATACGCAGATTCAATCACATGACGCGGGGAACGATCACCCTTCCGCCCGCCGCAGCACCAGGAACCGCACCCCGTACGGCCCGATGCTCAGCGGGAAGCTGCACGGGGTAACGACGGCCGGCTCGGGGTTGTCCCCCCGCCACCCCGCCCCCCTATGCTGGTACCGCGGCCCGCACTAGCGGTTCGAAGTAGGCCTGGCAGTCATCCGGACGGTTCGACGAGCCAGGCTCGCGCATTTAAGGCACGAGCGTCCGACTGGCGACGATCATCGGCTGAACCCGGCGCAGCCAGTCGCCTCCCTTGTAGCAGCACCACGCGACCATGTCGCTGACCCAGAGCAGCGCGTGGTCGTTCGGGGAGGTGTGCTCGTATCGGAGCCCGTAGCCGTCGTTCCGGGCGAGGCCCGACGCGATCAGCTGTCGGTCGGCCCGCTCGATCGACCGTCGCGCTCGAGGATCACGTGCGAGCACTCGGCGGCCACCAGGTCGTCGACGAGCGCGTCGATGCAGAGCGGACGGGCGACCCGATCCGGCTGCCCCTTCACGTGGTAGACCACGACGGCGAGCCCGAGCTTCGTCATCGCGGCGATGAGCTTCCGCTTGCTGGCATCCGACTCGTTTGTGAAGTGGATTCGTCGCTGGCCCGGTCGGCTGAGTCTGCGGATCCTCTTGTCGAGGTCCGGCGCATCGTGGGGCAAGACGACGGCAGCGGCGACGATCTAGCCCTTGGCCTTGCACTCATCGACGTAGACGCGTGCCCCGCGTACGAACCCTGACACTGGCACCCCGCCCTCGCCGACAAGGGTTCCGCCCCTCTGTATCGAGTGTCACAGGCGCCCGCGGGGAACGCCACGGTCGAACGCGCGAACTCGGGGAAACACCTCCCGATCTCGCCGCGCCTCCGTCTGATCGAGACGCTTCGCTCCGCGCCGCCCGGCGCGACCGTCACCCCGCCCGCATCACCCTTCCGCCCGCCGCAGCACCAGGAACCGCACCCCGTACGGCCCGATGCTCAGCGGGAAGCTGCTGAGGTTGTCGACCGTCGTGACCTCGCTGTCGTCCCCGGCGTCGATCACGGTCGCGCCGAGCGGCAGCGCGTCCGAGCGGACCGTGCCGTCGACCGCCTCCGCGCTCATGTTGAGCACCGACAGCTGCACGATCGGGAGGCCGTGCTCGTCCAGCGTCTCCAGCTCGTGGACGAGGACCAGCATCCCCGGGTGCGCCACGTCGGGCACGTCGACCTGGCGGGCCGTCGCGATGCCGTAGCGGGAGCGGATGCGCAGCAGATCGCGCAGACCGCTCGCGAACGAGTCCGGGCGGGCGAGCTGCTCCGGCAGCGTGCCGTACAGCGAGCGGGCCCGCGGCATCCCGGACGCCGAGCGCTCCTCCTCCGGGGCCACGCCCAGGAGGTCGTGGGCGCCGCGCTCGATCCAGCGGGTGTCGCCGTCGGCGATCAGGTCGGCGACCTGGTCGCGGGGGAGGGTGAGCGCGCCGAGCAGGTCCCAGCCCGACAGCGCGAAGACGCCCGGCTGCCAGGCGTTGAACGCCGCGAGCAGCAGGTGCGCGTCGCGGATCGCCGGGATGTCGGCCTCCGTGATGGAGTCCAGCGTCGCGTGGCCCTGCGTCGCAGCGATGAGGGAGGCCGTGGTGCAGGCGATCCCGTTCGTCGTGAACACCAGGTTGAAGTCCGCGGTCGGCGCGGTCAGCTTCTCCACCAGCTCCGACCGGATCAGCTCGGCCAGCTCGCCGCCCGGCATCTCCTGGTACCGGAACGGGTACAGGTCGTTCTTGTGCAGCGTCGCCCAGTGCACCAGCTCGTAGGTCAGCTCGTCGTGGTTCTGGAGGCCGTGGACCAGGCTCGCCGGCTCCACCCCCAGCTCCAGCGACGTGCGCAGGGTCAGCCGCAGGAACTCCGTGTCGCCGGTCGCGAGGGCGTGGTGATACGCGGGCCGGTTGATGAAGTCGTACGACAGGTCGGCGCCGACCGCTCCGGTGTCGCGGATGTCCTCCACCGTCAGGTTGAGCTCCTGGAAGGTGAAGCCGCCGACCTTGCGGACCATGCCGGCGATGACGTGGTTGGCCGCGTGCGAGAGCGGGTGGCCCTCCGACCAGGCCGGCAGGCCCTCAGCGCTCTTCTCGACGCCGAGGAAGCCGTTCGCGTCCAGCCGCAGCGCGCTCGTGCCCAGGTCGCCGAGCGAGTGGAGGGCGTCGCCGATCACCAGCCGCATCCCCGAGAACGTCGGGTCCAGCCAGTTGACCGAGGGCTGGCCCTCCTTGAAGTAGTGCAGGTAGACCCAGCGGCGGGTGACGCCGTCGACGCCGACCACCGGCGCGGTGACGCTCCAGTTGGTCTCCTTGACGCCGGGCGCGTAGAAGATGACGCGCTGCAGCTCGCCGATGATGTAGCCGCGCTCGGCGAGGGAGGCCTCGGTCGCGGGGTCGAGGTTGACCGAGTCGCGGTGCTCCGGGACCTCGGGCAGCAGGTGCCACTCCTCCGGCGGGATCTCGACCATGTGATAGATGCCGGGGTAGTCCTTGTAGGCCATCTCGGCGAGGCGGAAGTCGGCGCCCTTGCCGGTGTGGCCCGGCACGATGTCGTCGATGACCACGCCGCCGTGCTCCTCGGCGACGTCCGTCATCCGCTGGAAGGTCTCCTCGTCGCCGAAGATCGGGTCGATCTGCGTGCCGATCCGGTCGAAGTGGCCGTCGACGCTCGGGGTCTCCTGCCAGCCGCGGAGGCCGCCGGCGCGCTTCACCGGGCCGGTGTGCACGCCGTTGATGCCGATCCGCTCGAACACGCTCCACAGCTCGGGGTCGGCGAGGGCGGCGAGGAACGTCTGGTCACGCCGCGTGATCAGCGAGATCGGATAGGCGGTGAACCACACGTCGGAGGTCGACACCGCGCGGCGCGCGTCCGGCCGCGCGTAGGGGTTCCGCCACATGCTGGGCGAGCCGGAGAGCTGACGGCTGAGCACGTCGGCGTCCTTCAGCATCGACTGGCGGACCAGCCACTGCACGTAAGCCGGGTTCAGGCCGTTGGCCGCGCGCGGGTCGGAGACGGTGCGGCGGATGCTGCCGCCGCGCAGGTTGGCACGCGGCCGCAACCGGCGAGGCCGGGCCGGGTAGAGCTGTTCGTCGTAGGTGATCTCGGTCTCCTGGGACTCCGGCTCCGGGGATTCCGTCTCCCCGGGTTCGAGTCCCCCTGCTTCGAGCCCCCCGGCCTCGAGTTCGGTGGTGTCGGGCTCGGTGCTGTCCGTGGTGCGGGCGGTTCCGATCGGCTCGTCCATCTGCTCTCCTTCCGGCCTCTGCCACGGTATCCCAGCTTGGGGAACAGATGACGTGCTCACATGATCCGTTGGAAGGAAGTGCCTATCGTTGGAGCGTGCCGCACGACCTCCGCTCCCGCGATGACGTCGAGCGCCTGGTCGTGGAGTTCTACCGCCGAGCGTTCGCCGACCCGCTCATCGGCCCGATCTTCACCGACATCGCGCACATGGACCTGGGGGCGCACCTCCCGATCATGTGCGACTTCTGGGAGACGGTGCTCTTCCGCGCGGGCGTCTACCGCCGCAACGCCCTCCAGGTGCACCGCGACCTCCACGCGCTGACCCCGCTGCTGCCGGAGCACTTCGATCGCTGGCTGCTGGTCTGGAACGGGGCTGTCGACGACCTGTTCGCGGGGGAGAAGGCCCAGCTGGCGAAGGTGCAGGCGGACCGCATCGCCGGCTCGATCGGGCGGCGGCTGGCCGGCTCCTCCGGCAGCGGTTTCGAGACGATCGGGACCCGGCCCGTGCCCCGCGAAGGAGAAGCATGACCCCGCTCACCGCCGTGGCGATCGCCGTCGTCTTCGTCTGGCTCGGTGTGGTCGTCGGCATCTCGTTCATCGAGGCCCCGATCAAGTTCCGCGCCCCGGGCGTGACCATCCCGATCGGCCTCGGCATCGGGCGGTTGGTCTTCGGGGTGGTCAACGCTCTGGAGGTCGCGCTCGCCGTGGTCGCGCTGGTCGCGACGCTGATCGGCACCGGCGTGGCGGTCGCGCCGACCGTGCTCGCGATCGCCGTGGCCGTCGTGCTCGCCATCCAGCTGCTCGCGGTGCGCCCCGCCCTCAACCGGCGCTCGGACGCCGTCCTCGCCGGCGCCCCGACCGAGACGCGCTCGCGGGCGCACCTGTACTACGTGGGGCTGGAGGTCGTGAAGGCGGCCGGTCTGATCGCGCTAGGCGTGGTGCTGCTGGCGGGGTGACCGCTCAGCGCAGCCACGGCACGGGGACGCACTCCGCGTCCTCCCCGTCCCGGAGACCTTCCGGCGGCACGACCAGGATCCCGCTCGCCCCGGCGAGCCCGCGCATCATCGCCGCCCCGCGCCACGCCGCGACCACCGCCCGCCCGTCGGCCTCCGCGTAGGGCACGAGCACCGTGGACCCCGCGCGGCCGTCGACCGCGGAGCCGCGCACCGTCCGCACCGGCTCCGGAGGCCGCCCCGCGAGCCCGGCGAGCAGCGGCTCCACGAGCGTGATCGCGGACACCATCGCGGCGAGCGGGTTGCCCGGGAGCGCTGCGACGAGCCGTCCGTCCGGCAGCTGCGCGATCCGCGTCGGGCCGCCCGGCCGCATCGCGACCCCGTCGACCAGCAGGCGCGCGCCCACAGCGAGCAGGGCGTCGCGGAGGTGGTCGGCCGACGACGTCCCGGTGCCGCCCGTCGTGACGATCAGGGACGCATCGGCGTCGCGCAGTGCCGCCACCGTGTCATCCAGCCGGTCGGGCACCCGCGCCGTGCCGGTCACCCGGCCGCCGAGCGTCCCGATCAGCGACGGCAGCTGCACGGCGAAGCTGTCGCGCACCCGCCCCGGCTCGGGCACCCCGGAGGTCACGACCTCGTCGCCCGTGAACACGAGCGCGACCGACGGGACGGCCGCCACCGACAGCTCGTCGGCTCCCGTCGCGGCGGCGAGGGCGACGTGCGCCGGGTTCAGGAGGGCTCCGGCGGCGATCAGCCGCTCCCCGCTCAGCGCCTCCGTGCCCGGCCGCCGGATGTGGTGCCCGGCCCGCGGCTCACCGGCCACGGTCGAGCGCAGCACACCGCCGGCGACCTCCCCGCTCTCGCTGCGGAGCACCGCGAACGCGTCGGCGGGCACCAGCGCGCCCGTGACGATCGGGCTCGCCTCACCGCGGCCCGGAGAGGCCTCCACCAGCGTCCAGGGACCGTCGCCGACGACCAGCCAGCCGTCCATCGCCGCCGACGCGAAATGCGGCAGGTCGATCGGCGTCACGAGGTCGGCCGCCAGCCGTCGTCCGATCGCGGCGTGCAGCGGCACGCTCTCGGGCGGGAGCGCGGTGCCGGCGGCGGCGGCGATGCCCCGCGCCTCGTGCCAGGACGGCCGACCAGCGTGCCCGCTCACGGCGTCATGCCCATTCCCGATCCTCTTCCCGCAGTATTCGAATGACCGCTGCGGGCATTCCGGTACGGTCTCACGCTACGCCGTGGTAAGCCTGGAGCATGAGTCGCACGACATCGCGAAAACAGATCACGCGCATCGTCGTCGGTGAATCGCGCAGCCGCCGGGAGGACGTGCTGGCCGTCGAGGAGCCGCTCGAGATCCGGGTGGCCGGCACGCCGCTCTCGATCACCATGCGCACGCCGGGGAGCGACTTCGACCTGGCGGCCGGGTTCCTCGTGTCGGAGGGCGTGATCTCGCACGGCGACCAGCTCAGCGCGATCCGCTTCTGCGCCGGAGACACGGCCGACGGGGAGAACACCTACAACGTCCTCGACGTCACGCTGGCCCCCGGTGTCCCGCGGCCGGACGCGAGCCTCGACCGCAACTTCTACATGACCAGCTCCTGCGGGCTCTGCGGCAAGGCGAGCATCGACGCCGTGCGCACCCGCTCCGCACACCCGGTCGACGCCGACCCGGTCACCGTCACCGACGAGCTGCTCACCACGCTGCCGGACCGCCTGCGCGAGGGCCAGGCGATGTTCGAGAAGACCGGAGGCCTCCACGCTGCGGCCCTGTTCGACGCCGCGACCGGGACGCTGCTCGTGCTGCGCGAGGATGTCGGACGCCACAACGCCGTCGACAAGGTGGTCGGCTGGGCGCTCAAGGAGGGTCGCCTGCCGCTGAGCGGGACCGTGCTGATGGTCTCCGGCCGGGCGAGTTTCGAGCTGGTCCAGAAGGCGTCGATGGCGGGCATCCCGATCCTGGCGGCGGTCTCGGCGCCGTCCTCGCTCGCGGTCGACCTCGGCCGGGAGCTCGGGCTCACGGTCGTCGGCTTCCTCCGCGGCTCCTCGATGGTGGTCTACTCGGGCGCCGAGCGGATCGTGGTGACCGAGGCCCACCCCGCCGAATCGCACTCCGCCGAACCCGCGGACTCGACACAGAAAGCGATGGCCTGATGCACGACACCGACGTCAACCCGGGCGACGAGTACCCCGACCTGGAGGTCGGCCCCAACAAGAAGTGGGCAGTCGGCGTGCCCGCCATCCTGCATTCGATGGAGCCCGCCATCCGCGACATGGGCCCGGCCCGCACCGCGAAGCTGATGACGGCGATCAACCAGAAGAACGGCTTCGACTGCATGAGCTGCGCGTGGCCCGACCCGGGCGACCGCAACATCCTGGAGTTCTGCGAGAACGGCGCGAAGGCGGTCACCTGGGAGGCCACCCCGATCACGGTCCCGACCAGCTTCTGGGCGGAGAACTCGCTGACCAGCCTGCTCGACAAGTCGGAGTACTGGCTCGGGATGCAGGGCCGCCTCGTCGAGCCCGTGCACAAGCCGGCCGGCGCCGACCACTACGAGCCGATCGGCTGGGACGAGGCGTTCGCGCTGATCGCTTCGCGCCTGAACGCGCTGGCGTCGCCCGACCAGGCCGCGTTCTACACCAGCGGCCGCACCGCCAACGAGACGGCGTTCGTCTACCAGCTGTTCGCCCGCGCGTTCGGCACCAACAACCTCCCTGACTGCTCGAACATGTGCCACGAGTCGACAGGCACCGCGCTCAGCGAGACCATCGGCATCGGCAAGTCCACGATCGCCTACGACGACTTCGGCAAGGCCGACCTCATCGTCGTGATGGGCCAGAACCCCGGCACCAACCACCCGCGCATGCTCACCGCGCTGGAGGAGGCCAAGCGCAACGGCGCCACCATCGTCGCGGTCAACCCGCTGCCGGAGGCCGGGCTGATCCGCTACAAGAACCCGCAGAAGCCGCGCGGGATCATCGGCAAGGGCACCCAGATCGCGGACCACTTCCTGCAGATCCGGTCGGGCGGCGACATGGCGCTGCTGCAGGCCGTCTCGCAGCGCGTGCTGGA is a window from the Leifsonia shinshuensis genome containing:
- a CDS encoding molybdopterin molybdotransferase MoeA is translated as MSGHAGRPSWHEARGIAAAAGTALPPESVPLHAAIGRRLAADLVTPIDLPHFASAAMDGWLVVGDGPWTLVEASPGRGEASPIVTGALVPADAFAVLRSESGEVAGGVLRSTVAGEPRAGHHIRRPGTEALSGERLIAAGALLNPAHVALAAATGADELSVAAVPSVALVFTGDEVVTSGVPEPGRVRDSFAVQLPSLIGTLGGRVTGTARVPDRLDDTVAALRDADASLIVTTGGTGTSSADHLRDALLAVGARLLVDGVAMRPGGPTRIAQLPDGRLVAALPGNPLAAMVSAITLVEPLLAGLAGRPPEPVRTVRGSAVDGRAGSTVLVPYAEADGRAVVAAWRGAAMMRGLAGASGILVVPPEGLRDGEDAECVPVPWLR
- the fdhD gene encoding formate dehydrogenase accessory sulfurtransferase FdhD produces the protein MSRTTSRKQITRIVVGESRSRREDVLAVEEPLEIRVAGTPLSITMRTPGSDFDLAAGFLVSEGVISHGDQLSAIRFCAGDTADGENTYNVLDVTLAPGVPRPDASLDRNFYMTSSCGLCGKASIDAVRTRSAHPVDADPVTVTDELLTTLPDRLREGQAMFEKTGGLHAAALFDAATGTLLVLREDVGRHNAVDKVVGWALKEGRLPLSGTVLMVSGRASFELVQKASMAGIPILAAVSAPSSLAVDLGRELGLTVVGFLRGSSMVVYSGAERIVVTEAHPAESHSAEPADSTQKAMA
- the treS gene encoding maltose alpha-D-glucosyltransferase: MDEPIGTARTTDSTEPDTTELEAGGLEAGGLEPGETESPEPESQETEITYDEQLYPARPRRLRPRANLRGGSIRRTVSDPRAANGLNPAYVQWLVRQSMLKDADVLSRQLSGSPSMWRNPYARPDARRAVSTSDVWFTAYPISLITRRDQTFLAALADPELWSVFERIGINGVHTGPVKRAGGLRGWQETPSVDGHFDRIGTQIDPIFGDEETFQRMTDVAEEHGGVVIDDIVPGHTGKGADFRLAEMAYKDYPGIYHMVEIPPEEWHLLPEVPEHRDSVNLDPATEASLAERGYIIGELQRVIFYAPGVKETNWSVTAPVVGVDGVTRRWVYLHYFKEGQPSVNWLDPTFSGMRLVIGDALHSLGDLGTSALRLDANGFLGVEKSAEGLPAWSEGHPLSHAANHVIAGMVRKVGGFTFQELNLTVEDIRDTGAVGADLSYDFINRPAYHHALATGDTEFLRLTLRTSLELGVEPASLVHGLQNHDELTYELVHWATLHKNDLYPFRYQEMPGGELAELIRSELVEKLTAPTADFNLVFTTNGIACTTASLIAATQGHATLDSITEADIPAIRDAHLLLAAFNAWQPGVFALSGWDLLGALTLPRDQVADLIADGDTRWIERGAHDLLGVAPEEERSASGMPRARSLYGTLPEQLARPDSFASGLRDLLRIRSRYGIATARQVDVPDVAHPGMLVLVHELETLDEHGLPIVQLSVLNMSAEAVDGTVRSDALPLGATVIDAGDDSEVTTVDNLSSFPLSIGPYGVRFLVLRRAEG
- a CDS encoding group III truncated hemoglobin, encoding MPHDLRSRDDVERLVVEFYRRAFADPLIGPIFTDIAHMDLGAHLPIMCDFWETVLFRAGVYRRNALQVHRDLHALTPLLPEHFDRWLLVWNGAVDDLFAGEKAQLAKVQADRIAGSIGRRLAGSSGSGFETIGTRPVPREGEA
- a CDS encoding ArsR/SmtB family transcription factor, with translation MHADKPICGRLPDSQFVELAVEVFGMLADATRVRIVLALRDAGELSVNHLADILDKQPAAVSQHLAKLRLARIVATRQDGQRVFYRLENEHASRLVTDAIFQAEHSLGGTPRHHHAEASDAETPGAEVSA